The Shewanella sp. MTB7 genome includes a window with the following:
- a CDS encoding response regulator transcription factor, which produces MRILLAEDQAMVRGALAALLSLNSKFNVTQACDGNEALTLLKAQEFDLLLTDIEMPGLSGLELAQWCQQQNSPIKIIILTTFGRAGYVKRAIESGAGGFLLKDAPSDSLILAINQVMAGKRVIDPELAVMAVGEHDPLNDKERKALRLASEGKSTAEIAACLFIAEGTVRNYLSEATSKLNGSNRIDAARIAKQKGWL; this is translated from the coding sequence ATGAGAATTTTACTGGCAGAAGATCAAGCCATGGTCAGAGGTGCACTTGCGGCTTTACTCAGTTTAAATAGCAAATTCAACGTCACTCAAGCATGCGATGGCAATGAGGCTTTAACCTTGCTGAAAGCTCAAGAATTTGACCTGCTGCTGACAGACATTGAGATGCCAGGACTCTCAGGTCTCGAACTCGCCCAGTGGTGTCAGCAACAAAACTCCCCTATCAAGATTATCATTCTCACGACATTTGGTAGAGCCGGTTATGTCAAACGCGCCATCGAATCTGGAGCCGGTGGTTTCCTACTAAAAGATGCCCCATCGGATAGCCTTATTCTTGCCATTAACCAAGTGATGGCAGGGAAACGTGTTATCGATCCAGAACTTGCGGTCATGGCCGTCGGCGAACACGATCCACTCAATGATAAGGAACGCAAAGCCCTTCGTCTTGCCAGCGAAGGAAAGAGTACCGCCGAGATAGCCGCTTGCCTATTTATCGCCGAAGGCACTGTGCGTAATTACCTGTCCGAAGCCACCAGTAAACTTAATGGTTCAAATCGAATCGACGCAGCACGGATCGCCAAGCAAAAAGGTTGGCTATAA
- a CDS encoding beta-ketoacyl synthase chain length factor: MQLTFNICSWGAWSPYYQQATDWKNWHSSVTHLQEELSRTPKLTQVPAMQRRRYSSLTKMQLEAAFQCNAPTPCRSIFASRHGELHRTITLLDNLVEQEPLSPIAFSQSVHNTASGIYSILKEDQSPSTSIAAGEETLAQALIEAYAQLQQDPFPLMLVFADQPVPERYRQFTDEPELPISMAFTLTQEIAQGATLNITHGDKSKLPPLSYDALLHGLANQQAVSGILSKHLWTLSFG; the protein is encoded by the coding sequence GTGCAATTAACATTTAACATATGCTCTTGGGGAGCCTGGTCACCTTATTATCAACAGGCCACAGATTGGAAAAATTGGCATAGCTCCGTCACTCATCTTCAGGAAGAGCTATCTCGTACCCCAAAATTAACGCAAGTGCCAGCCATGCAACGCAGGCGCTATAGCAGCTTGACTAAGATGCAACTTGAAGCCGCATTTCAATGTAATGCACCAACACCATGCCGCTCCATTTTTGCCTCTAGACATGGCGAACTTCATCGCACCATCACTTTACTCGATAACCTAGTAGAGCAAGAACCTCTATCCCCCATCGCATTTAGCCAGTCGGTGCATAACACCGCCAGTGGCATTTACAGTATTTTGAAAGAAGATCAGTCACCTTCCACCTCGATTGCAGCAGGTGAAGAGACACTGGCTCAAGCCCTTATTGAGGCATATGCCCAACTGCAACAAGATCCCTTTCCGCTTATGCTGGTCTTCGCTGATCAACCTGTACCTGAAAGATATCGTCAATTCACTGATGAACCTGAGCTGCCAATATCAATGGCGTTCACCTTAACCCAAGAGATAGCTCAGGGCGCAACACTGAACATCACTCATGGTGACAAGAGTAAATTGCCTCCATTAAGTTATGATGCTCTGCTGCATGGATTAGCGAATCAACAAGCGGTATCTGGTATTTTATCTAAACATCTCTGGACGCTTAGTTTTGGATAA
- a CDS encoding DUF3014 domain-containing protein has translation MQVNQEDRIAPQERPAGANALAIVAIVVVLLLCGGAYYYFSSQEPVEPEMVEVIELPDIIPNEPLITETQIPEVIIEAEPVIVEEVVIAPQVEPLPKLSESDEFVNLKTIEMADGMKIEPLMVEKDLVRHFVVFVDNLAQGELARKVSPLKAPNRVFTVSEITNKTYLNPDSYHRYDLYADFVSNLNEEQLTKTYKELTPLLSQAFEELGYGDMDFNDRMVEAIDIMLDAPIIDSPIELDGVSVNYQFVDPQLESLPNAQKLLIRMGPENSKKVKAALRKLKKNLAE, from the coding sequence ATGCAAGTCAATCAAGAAGATAGAATAGCACCGCAGGAAAGGCCTGCTGGGGCTAATGCGCTCGCCATCGTGGCTATCGTTGTTGTATTACTGCTCTGTGGTGGTGCGTACTACTATTTTAGCTCTCAGGAACCTGTCGAACCTGAAATGGTAGAGGTTATTGAACTGCCAGATATTATTCCCAATGAGCCACTAATAACAGAGACACAGATCCCAGAGGTTATTATCGAAGCCGAGCCTGTGATCGTTGAAGAGGTCGTCATTGCACCTCAAGTCGAACCGCTACCAAAATTGTCTGAAAGTGATGAGTTCGTTAACCTAAAAACCATAGAGATGGCTGACGGAATGAAGATCGAGCCATTGATGGTTGAGAAAGATCTTGTCAGACACTTTGTTGTTTTCGTCGACAACTTAGCTCAAGGTGAACTGGCTCGTAAAGTCAGCCCACTTAAAGCCCCTAATCGAGTATTTACGGTTTCTGAGATCACTAACAAAACCTATCTTAATCCAGATAGTTATCACAGATATGATCTCTATGCTGACTTCGTTAGTAATCTAAACGAAGAGCAACTGACTAAAACGTATAAGGAGTTAACGCCACTGCTAAGTCAAGCATTCGAAGAGCTTGGATATGGAGATATGGACTTTAATGATCGCATGGTTGAGGCCATCGATATCATGCTCGACGCCCCGATTATCGATAGCCCAATAGAACTCGATGGCGTGAGTGTGAACTATCAGTTTGTTGACCCACAACTCGAATCTTTACCCAATGCTCAGAAATTACTGATTAGAATGGGACCAGAGAATAGTAAAAAAGTGAAAGCGGCACTGCGTAAGTTGAAAAAAAACTTAGCGGAATAA
- a CDS encoding sensor histidine kinase, which yields MNETNVAPKESVQTTEDKFSWIYLINLVFYFIPLVLNGMPAWKIGLSLSVLIPFIYCYFWAYRSPRNKAITPILAMVSLAALITPINPGSLSLFTFAGFFIGFYYPLNRALLGFLALIALLGLLNVVIGFNHYYFVGYGSMLIASIGLIGIARRKQVETQSNERQSQAEISQLATMLERERIARDLHDIMGHNLSSISLKAELAEKLLDKNELTQAQVQLKELNQIARDSLSQIRQTVSGYKHKGLTSSVMLLCQTLRDKGLSVSLEGDIPQLKPKVETQIILSLTELCNNVIRHSQADHCAIRFSESATEISLNVADNGKADAIKEGNGLNGIKERLAEFQGRLDYSLNQGSNFSITIPKQGNLAE from the coding sequence ATGAACGAGACTAATGTTGCCCCAAAGGAATCGGTTCAAACAACGGAAGATAAATTCTCTTGGATCTATCTCATCAATCTGGTTTTCTATTTTATCCCCCTTGTCCTCAATGGCATGCCTGCGTGGAAAATAGGCTTAAGTCTGTCGGTCTTAATCCCTTTTATCTACTGCTATTTCTGGGCTTATCGCAGCCCGAGAAATAAAGCAATCACCCCAATATTGGCAATGGTATCGTTAGCAGCCTTAATCACCCCTATTAATCCAGGCTCACTGTCGCTATTTACTTTTGCGGGTTTCTTTATCGGCTTTTACTACCCATTAAACAGAGCACTATTAGGCTTTTTAGCCTTAATCGCGCTCTTGGGCTTACTCAATGTCGTTATCGGGTTCAATCACTACTATTTTGTTGGTTACGGTAGCATGCTCATCGCCAGTATCGGCCTCATTGGTATCGCAAGACGTAAGCAAGTCGAAACCCAGTCCAACGAACGCCAAAGTCAAGCTGAAATCAGCCAACTAGCAACGATGTTAGAGCGAGAAAGAATCGCCAGAGATCTGCACGATATCATGGGCCACAACCTCTCAAGCATCTCACTTAAGGCAGAATTGGCAGAAAAACTCTTGGATAAAAACGAGCTCACACAAGCACAAGTACAACTGAAGGAGCTAAATCAAATAGCCCGAGATAGTCTGAGTCAGATACGCCAAACAGTCTCCGGCTATAAACACAAAGGGCTGACATCCAGCGTCATGTTGTTGTGCCAAACTCTACGCGACAAGGGCTTAAGCGTCAGCCTAGAAGGTGATATCCCCCAACTAAAACCTAAGGTTGAAACACAAATTATCTTAAGTTTAACTGAGCTCTGTAATAATGTTATCCGCCACAGTCAAGCCGACCACTGTGCTATTCGCTTTTCTGAATCCGCGACTGAGATCAGTCTCAATGTAGCTGACAACGGCAAAGCAGATGCTATCAAAGAGGGCAATGGCTTAAACGGGATCAAAGAGAGATTAGCTGAATTTCAAGGCAGACTAGATTACTCTTTAAATCAGGGTAGCAATTTCAGTATCACAATACCTAAACAAGGAAACCTAGCCGAATGA
- a CDS encoding calcium/sodium antiporter encodes MLIFLSIVGGFVILTLGAEALVRGASAIALKLGITPLIIGLTIVAFGTSAPELAVSLKSAIAGNSGIALGNVIGSNIANIGLILAITALIRPIQVQSQMVKRDIPIMIAASMLFWGLLLDGGLSFWDGALLSSLLIAYLSFSYISSRNSSESAELDTSPQNPMLSVLFIIVGISMLVGGGILFVDGAVELAKTFGISEVIIGLTIVAIGTSMPELVTSVVAARKGQSDIAIGNIVGSNLFNILGILGVTALIHPIAAAGIQDFDLLVMLLLALLVLPFAWTGFRIGRREGAILLVSYLAYIGYLIVQASA; translated from the coding sequence ATGTTAATTTTTCTTTCTATTGTCGGTGGCTTTGTCATCCTAACTTTAGGAGCCGAAGCCTTAGTTCGTGGTGCCAGCGCTATTGCCTTAAAACTAGGAATAACGCCTTTAATCATAGGCTTAACCATAGTTGCTTTCGGCACAAGTGCACCCGAACTGGCCGTTAGTTTAAAATCAGCCATCGCTGGTAACAGTGGTATCGCATTGGGCAATGTCATCGGCTCAAACATCGCCAACATTGGCCTTATTCTAGCGATTACCGCGTTAATTCGTCCAATTCAGGTGCAATCTCAGATGGTGAAGCGCGACATTCCTATCATGATCGCAGCTTCGATGCTGTTTTGGGGACTATTACTTGATGGTGGACTCAGTTTCTGGGATGGCGCACTACTCTCTAGCTTATTAATCGCCTACCTAAGTTTCAGCTATATCAGTAGTCGAAATAGCAGTGAAAGTGCAGAGCTAGATACCAGTCCACAAAACCCTATGCTCTCGGTGCTCTTTATCATCGTCGGCATAAGCATGTTGGTTGGCGGCGGAATACTCTTCGTCGATGGTGCTGTCGAACTGGCCAAAACCTTTGGCATCAGCGAAGTCATCATCGGCTTAACGATTGTGGCTATCGGTACTAGCATGCCTGAACTTGTCACCTCCGTCGTTGCGGCTCGCAAAGGTCAAAGCGATATAGCCATAGGCAATATCGTCGGTTCTAACCTGTTTAATATCTTGGGTATCCTTGGCGTTACAGCACTTATACATCCAATCGCAGCAGCGGGTATTCAAGATTTTGATCTACTCGTTATGTTACTGCTTGCACTGCTGGTGCTCCCTTTTGCCTGGACCGGCTTTAGGATTGGTAGACGTGAAGGCGCGATCCTTTTAGTCAGCTATCTTGCCTATATCGGTTACCTGATCGTTCAAGCCTCAGCGTAA
- a CDS encoding TIR domain-containing protein: MSNRHNVFISYHHKNDEPYKLEFERLFSGVYDILETKAVNDGDIDLFIKTETIRQKIRDEFIRTASVSVVLIGSETWKRKHVDWEISSSIRDTKLNSRTGLIGIILPTYPRTDTSKYNKGTIPPRLQDNLDCGFAKIYNWSNDPYTVQQWIHEAFIRRRQLNPDNSREMFGQNRSSMSWS, from the coding sequence ATGAGTAATCGTCACAATGTATTTATTAGTTACCACCACAAAAATGATGAACCTTATAAACTTGAATTTGAGAGGCTCTTCTCTGGAGTTTATGACATTTTAGAAACTAAGGCTGTCAACGATGGTGACATTGACCTATTTATAAAAACAGAAACCATACGCCAAAAAATTAGGGATGAATTCATCCGTACAGCAAGCGTAAGTGTAGTTTTGATTGGCTCGGAAACATGGAAAAGAAAGCATGTTGATTGGGAAATATCATCCAGTATTCGCGATACAAAATTGAACTCAAGAACAGGCCTAATTGGTATTATTCTTCCCACTTACCCAAGAACAGATACAAGTAAATACAATAAAGGAACTATACCTCCAAGGCTGCAAGACAATTTGGATTGTGGTTTTGCCAAGATCTACAATTGGTCAAATGATCCATATACCGTTCAACAATGGATTCATGAAGCTTTTATTCGTCGTAGACAGCTCAACCCTGATAATTCACGTGAAATGTTTGGACAGAATCGTTCTTCAATGAGTTGGAGCTAA
- the recG gene encoding ATP-dependent DNA helicase RecG, which yields MNRLDLVPVTELNGVAKKMAERLAKLGINTVQDILFHLPLRYEDRTQIYPIASLYPGNYGTIEAIIQSSQIIQGRKRMLTCTVRDDTGSLVLRFFNFSVAQKNGLENGARIRAYGEIRRSGHQAEIVHPEYKLINEHDPEVLSDILTPVYPTTEGLKQASWIKLTDQALLMLANGGLQELLPPQLQPNNLSLKEALQLLHRPHHGVALYELEQGIHPAQQRLIQEELLAHNLSMLKLRQRSNRDKAISMPATGQLLNPFLKALPFKPTGAQNRVGVDICKDLEKSSPMMRLVQGDVGSGKTLVAALAALQAIENGYQVAMMAPTELLAEQHATNFNQWFEPLGLKVGWLAGKLKGKARAQSLADIESGDAHMVIGTHAIFQDKVVFNKLALIIIDEQHRFGVHQRLGLREKGISQGFHPHQLIMTATPIPRTLAMTAYADLDTSVIDELPPGRTPVTTVAMPDLRRNEVIERVRQAVTNNGRQVYWVCTLIDESEVLECQAAEDTAAELTLALAELKVGLVHGRMKSAEKQAVMAEFKSGNLNLLVATTVIEVGVDVPNASLMIIENPERLGLAQLHQLRGRVGRGSIASHCLLMYKAPLSQMAKKRLGVLRKSNDGFIIAEKDLEIRGPGEVLGTKQTGVADMKIADLMRDQALIPHIQKLAVHVMQQAPDNVDAIVQRWLGDREQYVQA from the coding sequence GTGAATAGACTCGATCTTGTTCCTGTCACTGAACTTAATGGCGTTGCCAAGAAAATGGCTGAACGCTTAGCTAAGCTCGGCATCAATACAGTGCAAGATATCCTGTTTCACCTGCCACTGCGTTATGAAGACCGCACCCAAATTTATCCCATCGCCTCACTGTATCCAGGAAACTATGGCACCATAGAAGCCATTATCCAATCCAGCCAGATAATTCAAGGTCGCAAGCGCATGCTGACCTGTACTGTCAGGGATGATACTGGCTCATTAGTCCTCAGATTTTTCAACTTCTCAGTTGCACAGAAGAATGGTTTAGAAAATGGGGCACGGATTCGAGCTTACGGAGAGATACGTCGCAGTGGCCATCAAGCTGAAATTGTTCATCCCGAATACAAGCTAATCAATGAACACGATCCAGAGGTGTTAAGCGATATTCTTACCCCTGTCTACCCAACAACAGAGGGACTTAAGCAAGCAAGTTGGATAAAATTAACCGATCAAGCCTTATTAATGCTAGCAAACGGCGGTCTTCAAGAACTCCTTCCTCCGCAACTTCAGCCCAATAATTTAAGTCTTAAAGAGGCCCTGCAATTGCTGCATCGCCCCCATCACGGCGTGGCTCTATATGAACTGGAACAGGGCATACACCCAGCACAGCAAAGGCTTATTCAAGAGGAGCTACTGGCTCATAACCTCAGCATGTTAAAACTGCGTCAACGTAGTAATCGTGATAAAGCGATCTCAATGCCGGCGACCGGACAGCTGCTCAACCCTTTTCTAAAGGCGCTGCCATTTAAACCCACAGGCGCGCAAAACAGAGTCGGTGTCGATATCTGCAAAGATCTTGAAAAGTCCTCTCCCATGATGCGCCTTGTCCAGGGTGATGTAGGCTCAGGAAAAACCTTAGTGGCCGCCCTTGCTGCACTGCAAGCCATTGAAAATGGTTATCAGGTTGCCATGATGGCACCAACCGAACTACTCGCTGAACAGCATGCGACTAACTTTAATCAATGGTTTGAACCTTTAGGTTTAAAAGTCGGTTGGTTAGCGGGTAAGCTCAAAGGCAAAGCAAGGGCCCAATCTTTAGCAGATATTGAAAGCGGTGATGCTCATATGGTGATCGGCACCCATGCTATTTTTCAGGACAAAGTGGTCTTTAACAAACTGGCCTTGATCATCATAGATGAACAACACAGATTCGGTGTCCATCAACGTCTAGGGCTTAGAGAAAAAGGCATAAGCCAAGGCTTTCATCCCCACCAGTTGATCATGACCGCCACGCCAATTCCCCGTACGTTGGCAATGACAGCCTATGCCGATCTTGATACTTCAGTGATTGACGAGCTTCCACCGGGAAGAACACCGGTCACTACTGTGGCTATGCCCGATCTACGTCGCAATGAAGTGATCGAGCGTGTCAGACAAGCCGTGACAAATAATGGTAGACAAGTCTATTGGGTCTGCACCCTTATCGACGAATCAGAAGTTCTTGAATGTCAGGCAGCAGAAGATACCGCAGCTGAGCTCACCTTAGCTTTAGCTGAACTAAAAGTAGGGTTAGTCCACGGACGCATGAAATCCGCAGAGAAGCAGGCCGTCATGGCTGAGTTTAAATCTGGAAACCTGAACCTATTAGTTGCAACCACAGTGATAGAAGTTGGGGTAGATGTACCCAATGCCAGCTTGATGATAATAGAAAACCCCGAGCGATTAGGCTTAGCGCAACTGCATCAACTTAGGGGACGCGTGGGACGAGGTTCAATCGCCAGTCACTGCTTATTGATGTACAAGGCACCACTTTCTCAAATGGCTAAAAAACGCTTAGGTGTGCTCAGAAAAAGTAATGATGGCTTTATTATCGCCGAAAAAGATCTTGAAATTAGAGGTCCGGGTGAAGTGCTTGGTACTAAACAAACTGGCGTCGCCGATATGAAGATTGCCGATCTAATGCGAGATCAAGCCCTTATCCCTCACATTCAGAAACTCGCCGTCCATGTGATGCAACAAGCTCCCGACAATGTCGATGCGATAGTGCAACGTTGGCTAGGAGATAGAGAGCAGTACGTACAAGCCTGA
- a CDS encoding AbiV family abortive infection protein, with amino-acid sequence MLYAAGRRVIAGVEVDWKQTMKRLRDHKSKLNQETISHTATIFISGNEEYFDDIMKKAQASSDLRNNHKNNSLYVGISSDGKVVSPSTYIDKDKAQRNIELARFIIRDEIKLQGMVGKLENMEPTRLADISSVDLMTEEQHKELLRKLANQT; translated from the coding sequence ATTCTATATGCTGCTGGTCGTAGAGTGATTGCAGGTGTTGAAGTTGATTGGAAACAGACCATGAAGCGTCTGAGAGACCACAAGTCTAAGTTAAATCAAGAGACTATTAGTCATACTGCAACAATTTTCATATCTGGAAATGAAGAATATTTCGATGATATTATGAAAAAAGCACAAGCATCTTCCGATCTGCGGAACAACCATAAAAACAATTCTCTATATGTTGGAATTTCATCCGATGGGAAAGTTGTTAGCCCTAGCACTTACATCGATAAAGATAAAGCCCAACGTAATATTGAACTGGCTCGTTTTATTATAAGAGACGAAATAAAGTTACAAGGGATGGTTGGTAAATTAGAGAATATGGAACCTACTCGGCTAGCTGACATATCTTCAGTCGACTTAATGACAGAAGAACAGCATAAAGAGTTATTGAGAAAACTTGCAAATCAGACTTAG
- a CDS encoding toll/interleukin-1 receptor domain-containing protein — protein sequence MKHDIFICHASEDKASVARPLATCLSDRDLSYWIDEAEITAGDSITEKVNEGIRASDFVVVILSRAFMAKHWPKKELWAVLDIEAKSDRTIIIPVLVGTQTEVDGIIEEFPLLNDKLFLLWNGDANRVANAIQRTILKTNGQSAEPEVEMHACGHCATPFQHGVHVCLGCQGTIKYGLTPQERLQVRQTAAGAFGLLSLVTMVLLPSYSESWLGIKIPMMWGIGFWSLPIAGILALVVGFYAEARTSACKAHLIRTYR from the coding sequence TTGAAACATGATATTTTTATTTGTCACGCAAGCGAAGATAAAGCTTCTGTTGCTAGGCCATTAGCTACTTGCCTATCTGATCGAGATCTTAGCTATTGGATTGACGAAGCAGAAATTACAGCAGGTGATAGTATAACTGAAAAGGTTAACGAAGGGATTAGAGCCTCTGATTTTGTTGTAGTAATTTTAAGCCGTGCTTTTATGGCAAAACATTGGCCAAAAAAGGAGTTGTGGGCAGTACTTGACATAGAAGCTAAATCTGACAGAACAATCATAATACCGGTTTTAGTTGGGACGCAGACTGAAGTTGATGGGATCATCGAAGAGTTTCCTCTATTAAATGATAAACTTTTCTTACTTTGGAACGGTGATGCTAATCGCGTAGCAAATGCTATTCAAAGAACGATATTGAAGACAAATGGGCAATCTGCAGAGCCTGAAGTTGAAATGCATGCCTGTGGTCATTGTGCAACCCCGTTTCAGCACGGCGTACATGTGTGCCTTGGTTGCCAAGGCACTATCAAGTATGGTCTTACTCCTCAAGAGAGGCTTCAAGTAAGACAAACAGCTGCTGGAGCATTTGGTTTATTGTCTTTGGTTACAATGGTTCTCTTGCCTTCCTATTCAGAATCATGGTTGGGTATCAAAATCCCGATGATGTGGGGAATAGGATTTTGGTCTTTACCTATAGCTGGGATACTTGCGCTAGTTGTTGGTTTTTACGCTGAGGCTCGTACTTCTGCATGTAAGGCTCATCTAATTAGAACTTACCGATGA
- a CDS encoding AMP-binding protein, which yields MESTMKTPVEMLSQWVEKQGDSTYLRQPINGQYQDFTWRDVQQQMQKIAGALRHLGLEPGDKVAVLSKNCAEWFITDLALMHGGYISVPVYPTANADTIRYVLEHSEAKAIFIGKLDYWADQEAGVGGDILRMAMPYDTMPAQYSWSSLLKLGQPLIDTPFALPEQMMTLIYTSGSTGKPKGAMLTFAAYGWTCKAVVRDLKTDVKDRLLSYLPLAHITERVAMEGSSFYSGSSVAFVESLDSFVADVQRARPTVFFSVPRLWSLFQQNIIDKIGYDKLNFLLKLPIISGIVKKKIHAGLGLEHCRLLGSGSAPIPPSLIAWYHKIGLNISEAWGMTENSAYSIINYPFDASKIGTVGRAIEGCSLKQTDNGELLVKSPGLMTGYYKQDEITAASFDEEGYFRTGDLCSIDTDGCVTITGRVKDNFKTSKGKYVAPVPIERKLAQDPHIELLCVIGSGLPHPIALVQLSEGAKLQPREEVRSSLKATLDSINPNLESHETIDAIIVVTEPWDVDNDILTPTLKIKRHVLEKKFSDIADGIRGGKIRWEEEI from the coding sequence ATGGAATCGACAATGAAAACCCCGGTAGAGATGTTGTCCCAGTGGGTAGAAAAGCAAGGGGATAGCACTTATCTCAGACAACCCATCAACGGCCAATACCAAGATTTCACCTGGCGTGATGTACAGCAACAGATGCAAAAAATCGCTGGGGCACTACGACATTTAGGCCTTGAGCCCGGCGACAAAGTCGCTGTGCTTTCAAAAAACTGTGCCGAATGGTTTATTACCGATCTCGCCCTTATGCATGGCGGCTATATTAGTGTGCCTGTTTACCCTACAGCAAACGCCGATACCATACGCTATGTGCTTGAGCACAGTGAAGCGAAAGCCATTTTTATCGGCAAACTCGACTACTGGGCCGATCAGGAAGCGGGCGTCGGCGGTGATATTCTCAGAATGGCGATGCCCTACGACACCATGCCAGCTCAATACTCGTGGAGCAGCTTACTTAAACTCGGTCAGCCATTAATCGACACCCCTTTTGCCTTACCAGAGCAGATGATGACACTTATCTATACCTCAGGCTCAACGGGCAAACCTAAGGGCGCCATGCTGACATTTGCCGCCTACGGCTGGACCTGTAAGGCTGTTGTCCGCGATCTTAAAACAGATGTCAAAGACAGGCTACTCTCCTATCTACCACTCGCTCACATCACAGAGCGTGTCGCCATGGAAGGTTCCTCTTTCTACTCAGGTAGTAGTGTTGCCTTTGTCGAAAGTTTAGATAGTTTTGTCGCCGATGTGCAGCGAGCTCGCCCAACAGTCTTCTTTTCAGTGCCACGTCTTTGGAGTCTGTTTCAGCAAAACATTATCGATAAAATCGGCTACGATAAGCTTAATTTTCTGCTTAAGTTACCGATCATCAGTGGCATAGTGAAAAAGAAAATCCATGCTGGACTCGGACTTGAACATTGCCGCCTACTTGGCTCAGGCTCTGCACCTATCCCGCCCTCATTGATCGCTTGGTATCACAAGATAGGTTTGAATATCAGTGAAGCCTGGGGAATGACAGAAAACAGCGCCTATTCGATCATTAATTACCCATTCGATGCCAGTAAAATTGGCACCGTCGGTCGAGCCATTGAAGGCTGTTCACTCAAACAAACCGACAATGGTGAGTTACTGGTTAAGAGCCCAGGTTTGATGACGGGTTACTACAAGCAAGATGAGATCACCGCCGCTTCATTCGATGAAGAGGGCTACTTTCGTACCGGTGATCTCTGTTCTATCGATACCGATGGCTGCGTGACGATTACAGGGCGAGTTAAAGATAACTTCAAAACGTCCAAGGGAAAATACGTAGCCCCTGTACCTATCGAGCGCAAGCTGGCCCAAGACCCTCATATCGAACTGTTATGCGTAATAGGCTCAGGTCTACCTCATCCGATAGCCTTAGTTCAGCTATCAGAAGGCGCAAAGCTGCAGCCTAGAGAGGAGGTGCGCAGTTCACTCAAGGCAACACTCGATAGTATCAATCCAAACCTCGAATCCCATGAAACTATCGATGCCATCATTGTCGTCACAGAGCCATGGGATGTAGATAATGATATACTCACGCCAACCTTGAAAATTAAGCGTCATGTTTTAGAGAAGAAGTTCAGCGATATCGCCGATGGTATTCGCGGTGGTAAAATTCGCTGGGAAGAGGAGATCTAA